DNA from Kitasatospora acidiphila:
CTGCCGGGTTCGGCGGCCAGGTGCCCGATGAGCAGGTCACGCTCGGAGACCACAGCGGCCAGGACCCGGGCGTGCGCCGCGAGCAGAAGGACGGGGAGCGTGGCGCCCAGCTCGGCGGCGGTGCGCTCCAGCGCGGCCGCCGGCTCCGCCGACAGCGCGGCGCGGTGGACGCCGACGCCCTGGCCGCCGCCGGACGGTGCGCTCCAGCGTGGGATCCTGGTGAATATCTGTGCCTGCGAATCGTCAGCCATCGGGCCCCGACCTCCTTCTTCCGGTGCTGCGGGTGGTGGTTATGGCTGCCCCGGCGCCACGGGGTCCTCCAGGTGGACGGTGATCTGCCCGAGCGCGGCCTCGGCGTGCCGGGCGGCCGCTGCGGCATCGGGGCCGGTGGCGACCACGCAGCCCAGCCTGTCCTGGAACGAGTGGGTGATGGTGACGCTGCGGCCGGCCGCCGTACTGGTCGTCACGGCCACCACGGCGGGTGCCCCGGCGGCCGCGTCGACCCCGTCGACGGCCGCGACCCGGCCCTGCTGACTGGCCAGCAGGAAGCGCACCGCCGCATGGCCGACGGCCGGCCCGGCCGGTGCCGGGTCCTGACCGGCCGCGCGGGCGATCACCGCGTCCACCAGGTCGACGCCGAGTGCGGCCCGTACCGCGATCGGAATCATGCCACCGGCCAGCCGGGGGTTGACCTCGATCACCACCGGGCCGTCGGCCGACAGCCGCAGCTCGGTGTGGGCGGCGCCCCAGCCGAGGCCCAGCGCGGCCAGGGCGTCGAGTGCGGTGTCGCCGAGCGCCTTGGCCGCGTCGTCCGTCACCGGCGCGGGTATGTCATGCCCGATCTCCACGAAGTACGGCTCGGCGCCGATGTGCTTGGCGACCACGGCGACCACCGCGCCGTCGAAGGTCTCGACGGAGAACTCCGTTCCGCTGACGGCTGATTCGACTAGGATCCGGGTCGGCACCGGGTTGCCGCGCTCGTCGGTGGCCCGGCCGAGCAGTTCACCGGCCCATTGCTCGGCCTCGACCCGGTCGCGGCAGAGCCGCACCCCGACCGAGCCCGAACCGGTCACCGGCTTGAGCACCACCGGATATCCGATCTCCGCAGCAGCGGCCAGGGCCGACGGGACGTCGGTCACGGCGCGGAACGCGGGGACCGGCACCTGTCCGGCGGCCAGCGCCTGACGCTGGATCTCCTTGTCCCGGCAGCGGGCGATCGCCGCGCCGTCGGCGGCCGGCAGGCCGAACTCGGCGGCGGCCTGTGCGGCGGTCGAGACGAAGTACTCGGAGCTGGAGGCGACTCCGGCCAGGCCGCCGTCCGCCTGCAGGGCCGCGCATGCGTCCAGCACGGCCGCCGGGTCGGCGGTGTCCAGCACCCGGGTGTCGATGTCGTCCTGGGCGACGTAGGGGTAGCGGCCGGCGTCCCGGGTCAGCAGCACCGGGCGCAGCCCGCGAGCCCGCGCGACAGCGCAGAACTCCCGTCCGGTGCCGGTGGTGTTGCTCTCCAGGAATGCCAACCAGGGGCCGCCCTGGCTCGGTTGCCGCGAGTGCTGCTGGGTCACGCCGTTCCTCCGGTTCCATGCTGTGCCACGACGGCCTCGACTGCCGCCGCCAGTTGCTCCCCAGCTTCCCGTACCCGGGTCCGACGGTTCGTCAGCCAGTCGTGGTGATCGGCCAGGCCGGCGCGCAGCGCGGCCACCACCCGGTCGGTCTCGCCCGGCCCACCACCTCGGTCGTGCTCGGCAACCACCTCGGACAGCGCCGGGATCTCCAGGTCGGCGGCGGTGCCGTCGGGCAGCATGATCTTGGTCAGCTCGGTCTCCCCCGCCTCGACGGCGGCCCGGACGGCGGCGCCCACCGCGTGGTGGGCGGTGCGGAACGGCACCCCCTGGGCGACCAGGCGGTTGGCGAGCACGGTGGCGGTGACGAAGCTCTCCCGGGTGCGCTGTTCCATCCGCTCGGTGACCGGGCGGGCGCCGGTGACCAGGACCTGGGCGAGCAGCACGGTGTCCCGGGCGGCGGCGAAGGCCGGCCAGGCCACCGCCACGGCCTCGGTGCCGACCTCGATGGAGTTGGTGAACGGGGTGGACTTCATGGCCGAGGCGGCCGCCGTCCAGGCGCCGATCGCGACCGCGGCCTTGGCCTTCACATGTTCCAGTAGGAACGCGTTGCGCTTCTGCGGCATCGCCGAACTGCCGCCGACCAGCCGCTCCGGGAACTCGATGAAGCCGAACTCCTGGGTGCTCCACAGCTGCAGGTCGGTGCCCAGGCGGCTGATCGTCACGCCGGCGGAGGCGACCGCCGCGAGCGCGCGCAGCACGGTGTCGCGGGCGGCCACCGCATCGGTGGCGTGCAGCGTCGGCTCGGCGAAGCCGAGCAGGGCGGCGGTGCGGGCCGGCTCGATCTTCAGGTCGGTGCCGGACACCGCGCCCGCGCCGAGCGGGCAGCGGTCCAGCTCGGCGAGCACCCGGCGCAGCGCGTCGAGGTCGCGGTCCAGGGCCGTGGCGACACCGGCCAGGTAGTAGCCGTAGCTGATCGGCATGGCCGGCTGGAAGTGGGTGTAGATCGGCATGACGACATCGCGGTGCGCCCGGGACCGTGCCAGCAGGGCGGCCTGGAGCCGCAGCAACTCGCCAAGCAGATCCGCGAGTTCGGTGCGCAGCCGGATCGCGGTGATGGTCGCCTTGATGTCGTTGCGGGACCGGCCGGTGTGCAGCTTGCCGCCGATCTCGGTGCCCAGCTCGGCCACCAGGTGGCCCTCGTACATCAGGTACAGGCCGCGGGGCGCGGGCACGTCGTACAACTCGCGGAAGGCGTCGGCCCGCAGGCGCTGGATGCAGGAGAGCAGGGTGGCGGCGGCCGGGCTGGGCAGCAGGCCGGCCTCGGTCAGCATCACGATGTGCGCCAGGTCGATGGTGCTGGTGTGCTCCAGCTCCTGGCGGATCTCGGCGGGGCCGGGCTCGCCGTAGACGACCCGGCGGGTGCGCGGTCCGAGGGTGGCGGTGAGGCGTCCGGTACCGGTCATGAGGCGCTCCCGGCGATCGCGGTGCCGGCGAACCGGGTGATGGTGCCGGGAACGTCGTCGTAGCCGCGGCGGTCCCAGGCGAACCTG
Protein-coding regions in this window:
- the argH gene encoding argininosuccinate lyase; this translates as MTGTGRLTATLGPRTRRVVYGEPGPAEIRQELEHTSTIDLAHIVMLTEAGLLPSPAAATLLSCIQRLRADAFRELYDVPAPRGLYLMYEGHLVAELGTEIGGKLHTGRSRNDIKATITAIRLRTELADLLGELLRLQAALLARSRAHRDVVMPIYTHFQPAMPISYGYYLAGVATALDRDLDALRRVLAELDRCPLGAGAVSGTDLKIEPARTAALLGFAEPTLHATDAVAARDTVLRALAAVASAGVTISRLGTDLQLWSTQEFGFIEFPERLVGGSSAMPQKRNAFLLEHVKAKAAVAIGAWTAAASAMKSTPFTNSIEVGTEAVAVAWPAFAAARDTVLLAQVLVTGARPVTERMEQRTRESFVTATVLANRLVAQGVPFRTAHHAVGAAVRAAVEAGETELTKIMLPDGTAADLEIPALSEVVAEHDRGGGPGETDRVVAALRAGLADHHDWLTNRRTRVREAGEQLAAAVEAVVAQHGTGGTA
- a CDS encoding ATP-grasp domain-containing protein: MTQQHSRQPSQGGPWLAFLESNTTGTGREFCAVARARGLRPVLLTRDAGRYPYVAQDDIDTRVLDTADPAAVLDACAALQADGGLAGVASSSEYFVSTAAQAAAEFGLPAADGAAIARCRDKEIQRQALAAGQVPVPAFRAVTDVPSALAAAAEIGYPVVLKPVTGSGSVGVRLCRDRVEAEQWAGELLGRATDERGNPVPTRILVESAVSGTEFSVETFDGAVVAVVAKHIGAEPYFVEIGHDIPAPVTDDAAKALGDTALDALAALGLGWGAAHTELRLSADGPVVIEVNPRLAGGMIPIAVRAALGVDLVDAVIARAAGQDPAPAGPAVGHAAVRFLLASQQGRVAAVDGVDAAAGAPAVVAVTTSTAAGRSVTITHSFQDRLGCVVATGPDAAAAARHAEAALGQITVHLEDPVAPGQP